A region of the Clavelina lepadiformis chromosome 9, kaClaLepa1.1, whole genome shotgun sequence genome:
GGGTaatatgtttttatgaaataatgcttttaaagtaaaataaagaaaaaattgcgATGCATTGTAGATTTGTAGGTATTACCGaaaatgatcaaaaatgtttttgcattaAACAATCCCgtatttaaaacaaagttataCAAGTAGTTTAAATTAtaccaaaatatttcttatattTGACCAAAATGCTTAAAAACGTCCTCTCGGTTTCTGGTGGtttatttgatgtttattgTCATATTCCCTGACTTACACAAAGGTCAAATTACAAAGGAGACAACTTCTTTAACTTATAAAATCATTTCTAACTGGATTTAACATTACAATATGCGTTTTGTTGGTGAACCAGATACTTGTGGCTTTAATATCTCGGTGTAAgcctttaattttttaaaacttttcaaatggTATTTTTTTATGCATTATTATGTatgtaaaatcaaaaattaagaACGTGTTTTCTGTTGAGGCAAAGCAATGCTTTAAAGCTTAAACCGTATACGGCTTCTATATTGAGGTGACTGCTAACCAATTATTCGGTTATTGTTTCATCGGAGAGGTTTTGAGAAGATTCGTCGATTGTGGACttgcaattttcaaaatcaatgGTGCAGTTAGTAGGTAGAAAGGCTGAAACTAATACTTGCCCCTAAAGCAAAACACATAAAAAGGTTTTGGGTATATTCCAAAATGTGCGTACCGCTGTAGATAGACGTGGACCTATGAACTGTtccgtttttatttttttgtccaACAATTGCTACTGTAGACAGATAGACCAGTAGACCTTTTCAAACTGACGCCCAAAACGCTTGcagttttaatgaaaaattaaagtagCCTAGGTTGATGATTTTTAACCGTTCCAGTCCTAGTTTCCAAACAATGTCCCAAAGTTAGGCTTATTTGTATGCATTGCAGGTTTAATCCTATGCGTTGTTAATATAATTTTGCACATAAACAACCTCGGTACTTTACCTGTGTGTTGATTATGATTACATGTGCCAAAGGTTTTACTACAGGCCTTGCCTATAAGGGCATCTCAGAGAAccattattttttatctttaaagAACGCTATACTATATACTTGAGCcttatttaagttttataccattttattaaaagttacTGCAAACTTCGTCCGTAATGAAATGTAATCTTTTCTCCTGTCTTGAAATGAAATCTTTTTTGAAAGGTTACCTTGCATGCCCTAATTTCTGTAAAATCGATGAAAAGTAATTGGAAAAACCTGCTTTGGGTTATATTTAGCTTGTTCATTGGTCTGCACTACACGAATAATATCCcatgttttgtgaaaatcttTGGTGAATGTTGTGCTTAGATACTgatatttgcatgttttttcaaatatctAGGAACACTTATTTTTAGAGATCATACAGGCTGGAAAGCATGGCactttttgcctttttttgCAGCAATGTTCTACTAGGTGCGTTTTGCGGTCTGCGTTAAATACTAGCTTGAACACGAAGCCTGTAGACTGTCTTTTTTGGCAGTGAAGAAGAGAGTAGAGACATTTATGTGCACCAAGCACATTCTTAAAAGATCTCCAGGTTGCAACTACCAAGTTTTCCACTATGGGAGATCATAGTCCTGGCTTTTGTCTGTCTGCAAactttttgaataattttttatcaaagctGCTACATACTTTTCAATTGAGCTTTTGTCTGAGTCTTGAGTCTGACTCCAAACCTTGATTGAATGTTACATCTACACTAACAGTGCTGACATGCGAAAATAGAAACTGGTCTGGTACACTAATTGCATAAATTACATTGTTGCGGTAATTAATTCATTAGTTGTATTTGTCACAATAATACATAAACAGTTTAGGTTTTCAATAGATATGTTTTTCTAATATCCAACACTCTATTATGCATGTCTATCATttagagcaggggtgtccaacctttttggccaaagggccacatgcgatttacgaatgattgcgcgggccactttagtgtttactgctaatttccaattaaaaccctcactccaaaattctaatcttagaaatacgtattatcctcttttaaaattaacaataaacataccaagataTTGTAAAtccaacaaagtttttattacatgtcgacatttcaatgtgaagttaagcactgtttttctttaacaagtttggcaatattcggtgagatggacgatgtagcaatgggaagaaagtttttcatacggctgtcagaaattagtaaacaaacaataaatgccaatttctcggaacgtaagttcgccataaattacgtaggcgatccagttgataatataagtcatttcaACAAATACTGCTCGAGCCACTCAGAACCTTCCCGCGGGCCtcgggttggacacccctgttTTAGACAGTGTAACGTCCATTATCTAGGAAAGACTCACCTGCTGTTTTAGATATTATATACTGGAACTGCTTTTGCAAATACATCAATAAATAATAGGTTATATTTTTGCATACCGCATTGAAATAGCTTGTGTAACTCAAATAGGAAGCAGTAAGACACTACAAGCTTTTAACATGTAATGTTACTTCGGTATTACATTGGCTTTGTCTATTTTTCAGAATCAATTGAAAAACTATGAGTAAGTTATTGGCCAAGATACCTGTCTGGACCCAAGCTGGCATGAAGTATGCCGCACCACGTGCCCAGACTTTCTGGAAATATGCCAAAGTTGAACTGAGACCGCCGACCCCGGGTGAGATCAGCCAAGCAATCCCATTGGCACAGAAAGGAATCAACAATCTTGTTACCGGAAAGGTTACCAACCTCACCGTCAAGCAAGCGTGGCAGAACACGCTCGTCGTAACGGAGGTCCTGATGTGGTTCTTTGTCGGCGAGATCATCGGTCGACGAAGCCTGATTGGATACAAAGTCTGAACTCTCCTATAGTTAATGTCTCATTCTGAAAGTTTTTTGCTGAAACTCTTTTATGATTGTTTTGTCACCacaatacaaatttttgacgTATGTGACATGAAACTATAGAAGAGAAAAGGTTTAGGGGAAAAATAAATGTTCCAGTAGCCTATCATATAGAAAAATTATCGTAGATTTTACACCTTATTTTCGTGTTCTGTATATCAGTTATATTTAGTGCTGATGCAGATTACAGTGTtgctttcatttgaaattgcgcAAAGTCTCAGTCACTTGACCAGTGACAGAGTTGTTTAAACGCTAACCAATCCAAGGAAGATATGATAGTACCAGTAGCTGACTGTTTAGAACCGTTGGGTGTTGTAGTTGCAGGCATCTGTTTGTGGCCCATAGTTGAGAATGTTGATTGTTAAGGTCCATTGAACACACAACTACCAAAGGTAAAGAACCATTGCTCTATTAGTGATTAGTTAGATTAGAGAACGATTAGTGTTGATCACATGGATATTTGCATTATTTGTGGGGCATTTCGCCAGAAAGCTGAAATGCACATATAAATATATAGTGGAAGTGGAACCTTAGTTAACGACCGCTTCAACACGGCACGGAATATACACTATTCCAACGTATAACATTCCGTTTCGCCAACGCGACCACTCTGGTATTTAGACCGCGACCCCAATAAAGTTGTCTCAAAACAACTGATTGAACCTAGCCAAACACGACCGTTAATCCATTATTACAGAAAAGTTCGCAAACACTTCATCTCGCAATTTTTAATTCATAACTAATTAATTGCATCTAGGACCTTATTTTAATAAAGGGTAAGTTATATCTCCAAATCTGGATGTGATGGGTACAAACTAACATCAGATTTGAAATCAGTGACCCAAATTTAGTCAAAATTAGCCATAAAACTCCGTTCCAGAAAATTTTGGATAGACCATTGCAATGATAGGAACCATCCACTCAGCCACTAAAAAGTTTTACGCAATCGCCTCCAAAAAGTTGAGGTAATATTGCAGGTGCCTGGAATAATTATATTCTTTGAAAGGGGATACGCATTAATATTCGTTTATGGAGCGTGCAGTTCTTTTTCGTTTCGCGAAAAAAAACTGCTAGGTGAATTTGGAATCACGGATTTTTTAGATTCACTCTAGGACTTAGAGTCCTAGACCTAGAGTCTAGgacaggggcgggcaacttcttcggtcggcgggcctgacatgagaaaatgaagtacttggcgggccggattcctgaatcgatacattaatcgtgtatttatccacctatgcaaggaataaatcgtatttaatgtaaactttaagttttaagcatagagaccaaaaacagtatttaatgaatttattaatgAATAATGCGGCGGATCACGGCAGactgtggccgcaggccacattatcatgtaagaccggaaactgtctgcgggcagGGCCGGATTAAGACGAAACTGGGCCTGATGCTGCAGCGCAAAAACAGGCCTATTTTTTCTAGGCATTGGTACATATGCATTCGACACTCTGACTCCACCGTACACGCGTAATCAGACCGACCAAAGAGCCTTTATTGCTTTCGACGCAGTCAGccaaattttaatgaacatgAACAATAATAACGacgtgttatcgtaaaaactCGAGAGTAACATCAGGCTATGTAACACCAACACAATTCAATACCAATATTGCCTGAAAAGCGGAGTTAATGAAGAAAAGGCTAATCCAGATCAACTTAACGTTGGCATATTGTCAATGCTGCGCTAGTGCTGCTTAGTTATACTACTGTTTTTCGAGCCTTAGCAAGCGCGAAATCTTCGATCATGTCAGTGCAGTCAAGGCTGCTCAGCACCTCATGTTCAATGCTCATAAGCGCCAGCATGTTTAGCCTTTCCTCCCTCATCGAGGACCGCAGCTCTCCTTTGACTATTCCCAGTTTTGAGAAGCTCCGCTCGCCGGAGGCATTAGACACCATCAAGCACAGATAGATGCGCAAAGCAATCTCGACGTTTGGAAATGTTTGAGAAAGGTTCAACGACGACAAAAGCTTGTACATGGTAAGCTCTGCTGACTCGTTCACACTCACCGATTTCTGGGTGCGCATAAATGCAGCAAACTGTATGAGCTCAGCCACCAGCGTGTCTTCCAAGTCATCTGGATACGAGGAAACGAGATTTTGAGCTTTATTCTCGATCTGCTTTATGCTCAATGACGTTAGCTCCGAAAGAAATCCGAATGTTGTAGATATATCCTCATACGCCTTCATTCGCTTTTCCAGTTCAGCTAACAGTCTGTCGATCATGACCAGATATATATGGGTTTTGAATGTTTCCCTAGGGGTGAGGTTTTCTTCGTTTGCAGCTCCTTCATCAGGCATTCGCTTTCGCTTACGGCCTCGACGTTCTTCAGCCTTGTATTCACCGTGAGGAACCTTTTCGATCGCCATCTGCTCATACACGTCAAATCTGTCCCGTGCAAATTGAATCGTGTCGACCAGTGATGCCAATAAACTAGTTGCCGTATTCAGACTGACTGTAGGGTCTTGGAGGCTAATGCTCGTACTGTTGAGACGGCATAGGATATCGTTCCAGGCAGTCGCCATAACTGCTGTCTCAAGTTCGTCCATCCTGCGCGAAAATCCGTCGGCCTGGTTTCTCGTATCGGCCTTCTGCTCCTTATCTGCCGCAAGCTCATCCAGGACTTCTTGAATGCTCTTCCTCCCTTCTACTAGCGCTTTGACAGCATCTGCACGTTCACACCATCGGGttccagacaaacctttgagcGTTAATGTGCAGCGATTCTTCAGTTTCTGCCAGCGATATGTCGATTCAGACAGGAAAACGTATAGTCCattgacaaaatgaaaaaacctgGTACAGCCAGCGCAGCTATTAACAGCCTGGTCTCCTACCAGGTTTAAACTGTGGTTGCAGCATGGAATAAAAGCAGCATATTTACATTCTCGCTTCACAATTGCCTGGACACCGTTGTACCGTCCTGACATGTTTGACGCATTGTCATACGACTGGCCTCTGCAGTTAGTAACATCCAAGCCATTTTCCTTCAGAAAGTTCAGAAGTATGCTAGCCATGTGCGTAGCGGTGTGTCTCATCATAGGCAAGAATGTCAGGAACCGTTCAACTGGACCCAACGGCAGAACATATCGAATAACAATCGTTAGCTGGTCGAGGTGTGATACGTCAGGTGTAGAGTCAATCGAGACAGAGAAATACTTCGCCTTCTTGGCTTCTTTCAGGATGGTGTCCTGCACCTTTTGTCCCATGAGCTGCACCAGCTCCTCGCAAATTGTGGATGACAAATAAGAAATGTGACCTTTCCCGCAGTTCGCATATTTTCTAATATGGCTAGCCAGCAGAGTATCGTACTCCGCCAACAACTCAATGATGCCAAGGTAGTTACCATTATGAGGGGAACCTATGATCTCATCCGCGCCCCTTATAGCAAGGCCACGCTTAGCTAGGAATATCAGAACGTCGATGAGCCGCTTTACAATCTGGCGCCAGTAACACCGCTCTTCCTCGACCTGTTTAGCGGCTAGGTAGTCAACACGACCGGCCTCCCTCTGTCGGCTCGCAAAAGACAACATAGCCTTGCGATGACCATCGCTGCTTTCATGCATTTTTATTCTGGATTCGCCTGTCCTCCAATTGTCGAAACCGCCGGATACGAACTTGGTTGCTTGAACAGCATTACCACCGAACAACTTGCATGCAAAGCAGAACACCTTCCCGGTCGAAGGCGAGTAGCACAACCATTGTCTATAGGATGTTTCACCATTGAGCGGATGCGTACGCACGAAGAAGGTCTTAGTGCATCGACGTTGGAATGATTCACCTAGGTATTGTCTGGCGCTCTCTTCAAACATCGATTCAGTGTGTTGGCAGTGTTTTGAACCTTTCTTGGCCCAATATTCTCGAGTGTCAGCGTTGATTTTACCCCACTGTCCTAAATCATTGGTGATATCCTCCAGCGTTTGCGCCAGTGCTTCGCCAGTGATAGCGTCTCCTTTCACCTCTGCTCTCTCCGCTGAACTTTCCCGCTCTTTATCCTCTCTTTCCTCATCAGGTTCATCTTGCTTGGCCTGGTCTTCAGGAGCGCTCGAATTCGCAATCGCATCCGACGCAGGCAATTGAGACGAAGCTGCTCGCATTCCAAAGTATGAACTCAGTTTTGGAATTTTCGCCAGAAGCTTTTCTTGTTCTGCTGCTtctttccttttctttttcgctttatCCCATCCACTGAGTTGAGACGCCATAGCAAGCGTGCACAAAACGCAgctaaatttgtaaattgtggAACCGTAAAATTTATCGCATTAACTTGAAATCTTCCGTTACAATAAACACAACGCCGTATATTTAGCCTACgtcacagtgcaaaaaaaaaacattagcaATTGTCTTAGAATTAAGGCAGTCGCTAGCGTCCAAGTGAACCCCAATGCTTtccatcattttttgttataaactgaCACTGGTTtccatcattttttgttgtgaacCGGCAGTTGTTTTCACGGTGTTAGCTTGTGAATCGGCAATGAAACAACATTGAACTCAACAATAATGATTGCTAACTCTTTTCCCAACCATAATGAGTACTAATCTTACTGCCTTAACCT
Encoded here:
- the LOC143471214 gene encoding ATP synthase F(0) complex subunit g, mitochondrial-like is translated as MSKLLAKIPVWTQAGMKYAAPRAQTFWKYAKVELRPPTPGEISQAIPLAQKGINNLVTGKVTNLTVKQAWQNTLVVTEVLMWFFVGEIIGRRSLIGYKV
- the LOC143470687 gene encoding zinc finger MYM-type protein 1-like, with product MASQLSGWDKAKKKRKEAAEQEKLLAKIPKLSSYFGMRAASSQLPASDAIANSSAPEDQAKQDEPDEEREDKERESSAERAEVKGDAITGEALAQTLEDITNDLGQWGKINADTREYWAKKGSKHCQHTESMFEESARQYLGESFQRRCTKTFFVRTHPLNGETSYRQWLCYSPSTGKVFCFACKLFGGNAVQATKFVSGGFDNWRTGESRIKMHESSDGHRKAMLSFASRQREAGRVDYLAAKQVEEERCYWRQIVKRLIDVLIFLAKRGLAIRGADEIIGSPHNGNYLGIIELLAEYDTLLASHIRKYANCGKGHISYLSSTICEELVQLMGQKVQDTILKEAKKAKYFSVSIDSTPDVSHLDQLTIVIRYVLPLGPVERFLTFLPMMRHTATHMASILLNFLKENGLDVTNCRGQSYDNASNMSGRYNGVQAIVKRECKYAAFIPCCNHSLNLVGDQAVNSCAGCTRFFHFVNGLYVFLSESTYRWQKLKNRCTLTLKGLSGTRWCERADAVKALVEGRKSIQEVLDELAADKEQKADTRNQADGFSRRMDELETAVMATAWNDILCRLNSTSISLQDPTVSLNTATSLLASLVDTIQFARDRFDVYEQMAIEKVPHGEYKAEERRGRKRKRMPDEGAANEENLTPRETFKTHIYLVMIDRLLAELEKRMKAYEDISTTFGFLSELTSLSIKQIENKAQNLVSSYPDDLEDTLVAELIQFAAFMRTQKSVSVNESAELTMYKLLSSLNLSQTFPNVEIALRIYLCLMVSNASGERSFSKLGIVKGELRSSMREERLNMLALMSIEHEVLSSLDCTDMIEDFALAKARKTVV